A single window of Anomaloglossus baeobatrachus isolate aAnoBae1 chromosome 5, aAnoBae1.hap1, whole genome shotgun sequence DNA harbors:
- the LOC142312489 gene encoding uncharacterized protein LOC142312489 isoform X1, with protein sequence MEEWEYLEGHKDLYKDAMMEDPQPLTSPGLSSKRTTPERCPRPLLPQDCKQEDPDVPQDVSPPVLSSKRTTPERCPRPLLPQDCKQEDPDVPQDVSPPVLSSKRTTPERCPRPLLPQDCKQEVPDVPQDHQGGDLSHINTTETYVRGDARSKEEIPTDNRPDIFTRNSDTHLIFSEFKAEDCVITPDTYEEQAIIPDIPAPLHRNDLSSDQQVFSSGSSQAVKQNENHERGVEEQNADAGVDLFLCSDCGNLFCNKSNLITHQIIYTEEKSFSCPDCGKCFYWKSDPVKHKKTHKRKKPYSCLECGKRFKRKSTLNTHERIHTGEKPFSSLEDETCFKQKSTLRTYEKINTGEKPYTCLQCDKSFSNKFAFAVHQNCHRGEKPYSCLECGKSYRDKVDLVRHQKCHEAEKPFSCPECEKCFSWKASLIVHLKTHMAAKQ encoded by the exons atggaggagtgggagtatttagaaggacacaaagatctgtacaaggacgccatgatggaggatccccagcccctcacatcaccag gtctatccagtaagaggacaacgccagagagatgtccccgtcctcttctcccacaggactgtaaacaagaagatcccgatgttcctcaggatgtgtctcctccagttctatccagtaagaggacaacgccagagagatgtccccgtcctcttctcccacaggactgtaaacaagaagatcccgatgttcctcaggatgtgtctcctccagttctatccagtaagaggacaacgccagagagatgtccccgtcctcttctcccacaggactgtaaacaagaagttccggatgttcctcaggatcatcag gggggagATCtgtcccatattaatactacagagacatatgtgcggGGTGAtgcgcggagtaaagaggagattcctacagataaccgcccag ATATTTTTACTAGGAACTCAGATACGCATCTGATATTCTCAGAATTTAAAGCTGAAGATTGTGTTATCACACCAGATACTTATGAAGAGCAAGCCATTATCCCAGATATACCCGCACCCCTTCACAGGAATGATCTATCATCTGATCAACAAGTCTTCTCTTCTGGTTCATCACAGGCTGTTAAGCAAAATGAAAATCATGAAAGAGGTGTCGAAGAGCAAAACGCTGACGCAGGAGTGGACCTATTtttatgttcagactgtgggaattTATTTTGTAAcaaatcaaatcttattacacatcagaTAATCTATACAGAGGAGAAATCATTTTCATGCCCAGATTGTGGAAAATGCTTTTATTGGAAATCAGATCCTGTTAAGCATAAGAAAACTCACAAAAggaagaagccgtattcatgtttagaatgtggaaaacgTTTTAAGCGTAAATCAACACTTaacacacatgagagaattcacacaggggagaagccgttttcatcttTAGAAGACGAAACATGTTTTAAGCAGAAATCAACTCTTAGAACGTATGAGAAAATTAACACTGGGGAGAAACCATATACATGTTTACAATGTGACAAATCTTTTAGCAATAAATTTGCTTTTGCTGTCCATCAGAACTGCCACagaggggagaaaccatattcatgtttagaatgtgggaaatcttataGGGATAAAGTAGATCTCGTTAGACATCAAAAATGTCATGAagctgagaagccattttcatgcccagaatgtgagaaatgttttagttGGAAAGCAAGTCTTATTGTCCATCTAAAAACTCATATGGCGGCTAAGCAATAA
- the LOC142312489 gene encoding uncharacterized protein LOC142312489 isoform X2 — translation MEEWEYLEGHKDLYKDAMMEDPQPLTSPVLSSKRTTPERCPRPLLPQDCKQEVPDVPQDHQGGDLSHINTTETYVRGDARSKEEIPTDNRPDIFTRNSDTHLIFSEFKAEDCVITPDTYEEQAIIPDIPAPLHRNDLSSDQQVFSSGSSQAVKQNENHERGVEEQNADAGVDLFLCSDCGNLFCNKSNLITHQIIYTEEKSFSCPDCGKCFYWKSDPVKHKKTHKRKKPYSCLECGKRFKRKSTLNTHERIHTGEKPFSSLEDETCFKQKSTLRTYEKINTGEKPYTCLQCDKSFSNKFAFAVHQNCHRGEKPYSCLECGKSYRDKVDLVRHQKCHEAEKPFSCPECEKCFSWKASLIVHLKTHMAAKQ, via the exons atggaggagtgggagtatttagaaggacacaaagatctgtacaaggacgccatgatggaggatccccagcccctcacatcaccag ttctatccagtaagaggacaacgccagagagatgtccccgtcctcttctcccacaggactgtaaacaagaagttccggatgttcctcaggatcatcag gggggagATCtgtcccatattaatactacagagacatatgtgcggGGTGAtgcgcggagtaaagaggagattcctacagataaccgcccag ATATTTTTACTAGGAACTCAGATACGCATCTGATATTCTCAGAATTTAAAGCTGAAGATTGTGTTATCACACCAGATACTTATGAAGAGCAAGCCATTATCCCAGATATACCCGCACCCCTTCACAGGAATGATCTATCATCTGATCAACAAGTCTTCTCTTCTGGTTCATCACAGGCTGTTAAGCAAAATGAAAATCATGAAAGAGGTGTCGAAGAGCAAAACGCTGACGCAGGAGTGGACCTATTtttatgttcagactgtgggaattTATTTTGTAAcaaatcaaatcttattacacatcagaTAATCTATACAGAGGAGAAATCATTTTCATGCCCAGATTGTGGAAAATGCTTTTATTGGAAATCAGATCCTGTTAAGCATAAGAAAACTCACAAAAggaagaagccgtattcatgtttagaatgtggaaaacgTTTTAAGCGTAAATCAACACTTaacacacatgagagaattcacacaggggagaagccgttttcatcttTAGAAGACGAAACATGTTTTAAGCAGAAATCAACTCTTAGAACGTATGAGAAAATTAACACTGGGGAGAAACCATATACATGTTTACAATGTGACAAATCTTTTAGCAATAAATTTGCTTTTGCTGTCCATCAGAACTGCCACagaggggagaaaccatattcatgtttagaatgtgggaaatcttataGGGATAAAGTAGATCTCGTTAGACATCAAAAATGTCATGAagctgagaagccattttcatgcccagaatgtgagaaatgttttagttGGAAAGCAAGTCTTATTGTCCATCTAAAAACTCATATGGCGGCTAAGCAATAA